A region of the Haemophilus parainfluenzae genome:
CTTCCGCCACATCCACACGTTGTGCCAATAAAATCATTTCCTGTTCAACACGTTGTGGATCGAGTTGAATCTTCGCTTCTTCAAAACGTTGCAATAAACGCTCACGCTGCCATTGTAAAACCACCGGCATTTGTGACCGCACTTTTTCAGCTTCTACAGTAATACCATCAAGACGTTGTTGAATAATGGCTTGCAATTTTTCGCCTTCACGTCCACGCATTGCAATAAATTCCACCAACAATTCATCAAAAGCTGTCAACAAATCTTGACTGATGGCATCTAAATCTTGCTCAGTCGCTTCCACCACGCCGGGATAACGCAATACGTCCGCTAAATTGATTTCGCCCTCACCAGCCTGTGCCTTAATCCATTGTAAAGATTGGATAACTTGATTCGCTAATTCTTTATTTAAATTAAGCTCAGCCGCCGCTTGTTTTTTGCTATCAATACGCAATGAACATTCAATTTTACCGCGAGTGAGATTTTGACGAAGTTTCTCACGCAAAGCATTTTCCAAGCCACGGAATTGCTCTGGCAAGCGGAAAAAGTTTTCCAAATAACGTTGATTAACCGAACGAATTTCCCAAACTGCATCGCCCCAATTCTTCTTGATTTCAAGGCGTGCAAAGGCTGTCATACTATAAATCATAAGCGCTCTCCTACTATTGTCTCTTGTCTTAATTGATTTGCCAGCTATTTTATCGGGAAAGTGCGGTCATTTCTACCGTACATTTTGTAGAAGAATTTTGTTTTCCCTACTTTACACACTGTAAAGATTAAAATACAATTATCGTAAATTTATTATTACAACCTAAGGAAGATAAAATGAACAAGACCGTGGGAAGTACCTTACTTGTTGCAGGAACCATGATTGGTGCAGGGATGTTGGCAATGCCACTCACCTCTGCAGGGATTGGCTTGACTGCGACTGTTTTCTTATTACTTGGCTTGTGGGCGGTACTTACTTTCACCGCACTTTTATTCGTGGAACTGTATCAAACCGCTGACAGCGATGCGGGGATCGGCACACTTGCTGCACAATATTTTGGTAAAGCGGGGCGAATTATTTCCACTGCTGTTTTAATTGTCTTCTTATATGCCTTAATTGCTGCTTATGTGAGTGGTGGTGGTTCCTTATTAATGGATTTACTCCCAGCCATGGGCGATAAAGACACCATGAATAAAATCGCGGTGCTTGTATTCACCATTTTCTTCGGCAGTTTTATTGTCATCGGCACCCACAGCGTGGATAAAATCAATCGCGTATTATTCTTTGTGATGATTGCTGCTTTTATCTTAGTGCTCGCATTAATGCTACCAAACATCAAATTTGATAACTTAATGGCGATGCCAATTGATAACGCTTTAATTATTTCTGCAAGCCCTGTATTTTTCACGGCATTTGGTTTCCATGGTTCCATTCCAAGTTTAAATAAATACTTAGACGGTAATGTGAAATCCTTACGCATTGCGATTTTAGTGGGTTCTGGCATCACGTTATTTGCTTACTTTTTATGGCAGCTTTCTACGCACGGCTTACTCAGCCAAAATGAGTTTTTACAAATTTTACGTGAAGACGCCACGTTAAATGGCTTGGTGAAAGCAACCTTAGAAATCACCCAAAGCCCAATTATTGCGAATGCGGTAAAAATCTTCTCCACTTTAGCATTGGTCACTTCATTCTTAGGGGTGGCATTAGGTTTATTAGAATGTATCGAAGACTTACTCAAACAATCTTTTGATATTCATGCAGGGCGTATTTCATTAGGTTTAATGACCTTTATTCCCCCAGTGCTTTTCTCCCTTTTCTATCCGGAAGGTTTTATTCTCGCTCTGGGTTATGCTGGTCAAATGTTCGCGTTCTACGCAGTGGTTTTACCGGTAGCATTAGTTTGGAAAGCACGCTCAATTCATCCAAACTTGCCATATCGAGTATGGGGCGGTAACACATTGTTAGTACTTGTATTGGTACTCGGTGTGATTATTACTTCAATTCCTTTTGCCATCCGAGCGGGTTATTTACCTTTTGTTGTCGGTTAAAATGAGCGAAAAAAAGACCGCACTTTTAAGGTGCGGTCTCTTTTATTTGTTTTCATATACATGTGCCACTAACTGACCATTCAAGTATTCGCCAATATACACTTGCTCAATCGTTATGTTCTGTTTTTCTAACTCAGCTTTAACCCATTCTTCATCACGATCAATAATGTCTAAAACATCATCATCTAATTGTCCATCAACAATTAATGGATAACGTAAGTTATCATCGCCGTATTGAATAATCGAGAGTTGCCCATTTTGTTCGAATACCGCACGTTTAACCGTTTTGATTTCATAAATACCGGCAGCACGTAACTTAAACATGAGGTCATTAGCAGTAATACTGTGTTTCATACATTCAGCGGTTTTAACCTTACCGTTTGAAATCACCCAAACAGGTTTACCATCAATCAAAGATTTAACTAATTTGTTATGATTTTTGATAAAACGGAGGGTAAAAACCAATAATGTCCAAAGCACGAGCACGAGAGAGAACTGGAATACCCCAATACTATCGCTATAAATCACACCACCAATAATGCCACCTAGCACATAGTTTTGTACCTGATCCATCGCGGAAGTCGGTGCAAGGTTACCTTTTCCCATTAAGTTAATTTGGAGTACCAGTCCAATAATACCCATGGCCAATTTCAAGCCTAATAATGTGTAGCCATCCATTATTTATCCTCCTTATCAATCACAGTAACATTAGGGTTTACTAAGTTAATTGGGGATAAGGTATACGCTGAAAAATCATTATTAAAATGGACTTCGAAATACTGATCCCGAATATTTAAAATCATGCCGTTCATTAATGTACGGCTATTGGTACTAATATCTTCTTTCTGTAAATTTTGACTATCTTTCACCGAATTTAAAAATGTCACCACGCTAGAGATATCAGCTGCATAGACTTCATTTCGCTCATATTGCTTATATTGCACACCGAGCAAGAAAATAATTAATAAAAGAAAGATAATACTGAGATCGCGATATTTGGTTTGTAACCGATGACGTAAATATAAGCTTGTCACCACAAGCAATGCACCTAACGAGACAAAAATGGTGATATATTTAAAATAACCTTCAAAAGACATCGCATTTTCTAAAAAAGCAAAAGAGAAAAAAGTCATTTGTCATTCCTAATTTTAAAGAGAAAAACAGGTTACTACTGTAGCACAACGAAAACTGACTAGCTATTTTTGTCACAGAAATTAAATTCGTTTTTCCGAAAAATCCCTTTTATAATGACCGCACTTTTGAAATAAAAAAGAGAAAAATATGAAAGCAATTCAGCCCGAAGATCAGGGATATTGGCTGCTCACCAAAGGATCGACGCTTTATTGGCAGGAAAATAATCTACCTTTTGGAACAGCAAAGGAACTCGGCCTCACAACACAAAAAGCAATGTTGCTCGGGAAATGGAAATCACAACCTTTATGGCTTGTGGCAGAAAATGATCAAGATGAACGAGAATACCTTTCCTTACGGAGTTTGTTGTCATTACCGACTGAAGATTTTCATTTATTAAGCCGAGGCGTGGAAATCAATCATTTTTTGAAAACCCACCAATTCTGCGGAAAGTGCGGTCAAAAAGCGGAACAAACTCACGATGAGCTTGCGGTTCAATGCACAAGTTGTGGCTATCGTACTTACCCCGTTATTTGCCCTTCGATTATTGTCGCCGTTCGTCGTGGCAC
Encoded here:
- a CDS encoding aromatic amino acid transport family protein translates to MNKTVGSTLLVAGTMIGAGMLAMPLTSAGIGLTATVFLLLGLWAVLTFTALLFVELYQTADSDAGIGTLAAQYFGKAGRIISTAVLIVFLYALIAAYVSGGGSLLMDLLPAMGDKDTMNKIAVLVFTIFFGSFIVIGTHSVDKINRVLFFVMIAAFILVLALMLPNIKFDNLMAMPIDNALIISASPVFFTAFGFHGSIPSLNKYLDGNVKSLRIAILVGSGITLFAYFLWQLSTHGLLSQNEFLQILREDATLNGLVKATLEITQSPIIANAVKIFSTLALVTSFLGVALGLLECIEDLLKQSFDIHAGRISLGLMTFIPPVLFSLFYPEGFILALGYAGQMFAFYAVVLPVALVWKARSIHPNLPYRVWGGNTLLVLVLVLGVIITSIPFAIRAGYLPFVVG
- a CDS encoding DUF421 domain-containing protein, with amino-acid sequence MDGYTLLGLKLAMGIIGLVLQINLMGKGNLAPTSAMDQVQNYVLGGIIGGVIYSDSIGVFQFSLVLVLWTLLVFTLRFIKNHNKLVKSLIDGKPVWVISNGKVKTAECMKHSITANDLMFKLRAAGIYEIKTVKRAVFEQNGQLSIIQYGDDNLRYPLIVDGQLDDDVLDIIDRDEEWVKAELEKQNITIEQVYIGEYLNGQLVAHVYENK
- the nudC gene encoding NAD(+) diphosphatase — protein: MKAIQPEDQGYWLLTKGSTLYWQENNLPFGTAKELGLTTQKAMLLGKWKSQPLWLVAENDQDEREYLSLRSLLSLPTEDFHLLSRGVEINHFLKTHQFCGKCGQKAEQTHDELAVQCTSCGYRTYPVICPSIIVAVRRGTEILLANHKRHYTPGKAGIYTTLAGFVEVGETFEDAVRREVFEETGIRVKNIRYFGSQPWAFPNSQMVGFLADYDSGEIQLQETELHDAQWFSSTAPLPELPPTGTIALKLINATLELCKAEQNK
- a CDS encoding YicC/YloC family endoribonuclease; its protein translation is MIYSMTAFARLEIKKNWGDAVWEIRSVNQRYLENFFRLPEQFRGLENALREKLRQNLTRGKIECSLRIDSKKQAAAELNLNKELANQVIQSLQWIKAQAGEGEINLADVLRYPGVVEATEQDLDAISQDLLTAFDELLVEFIAMRGREGEKLQAIIQQRLDGITVEAEKVRSQMPVVLQWQRERLLQRFEEAKIQLDPQRVEQEMILLAQRVDVAEELDRLQMHVKETNNILKKGGAVGRKLDFMMQELNRESNTLASKSINADITASAVELKVLIEQMREQIQNLE
- a CDS encoding DUF3290 family protein, which encodes MTFFSFAFLENAMSFEGYFKYITIFVSLGALLVVTSLYLRHRLQTKYRDLSIIFLLLIIFLLGVQYKQYERNEVYAADISSVVTFLNSVKDSQNLQKEDISTNSRTLMNGMILNIRDQYFEVHFNNDFSAYTLSPINLVNPNVTVIDKEDK